The genomic region CCGTTACCTCAAGCCGATCGGCATGGGCCATGGCCTGTCGGTAGATTTCTCCGCCGCCGATGACCCAGATGTCTGCAGTGCTGTCGCCCCCTGTTGCCAGCTCGATGGCCTGCTCAAGGGAGTTTGCTACCTCTGCCCCGTCGGCTTGCCAATCGTCGCGGCGAGTAATCACGATGTTGCGGCGCCCGGCGAGGGGGCGAAACCGAGGCGGAAGGGAATCCCAGGTTTTGCGCCCCATAATCACCGGATGTCCGTGGGTGAGCTGCTTAAAGTGAGCGAGGTCTTCCGGCAGGTGCCATGGCATGACGCCGTCGCGGCCAATAATTCGGTCGCGGGCCTGCGCCCAGATCAGGGAGACGGTCATACCGCGACGCTGCCCTTGATCGCGGGGTGGTGCTGGTAGTCAATAACCTCGAAGTCTTCGTATTCGTACTCAAAAATGTTGTCCGGCGTGCGCAGCAGTTTGAGGGTTGGGTACGGGTAAGGGTCGCGGCTGAGCTGCTCGGCAACCTGTTCGCGGTGGTTGTCGTAGATGTGGCAGTCGCCGCCCGTCCAGATAAAGTCACCAACCTCAAGACCGGTCTGCGCCGCAACCATGTGCGTGAGCATGGCGTAGCTGGCAATGTTAAACGGAACCCCCAAGAACAGGTCTGCGCTGCGCTGGTACAGCTGGCAGGACAGTTTTCCGTCGGCAACATAAAACTGGAAAAATGCGTGGCAGGGGGCGAGGGCCATCTGCGGGATATCGGCAACGTTCCAGGCGGAAACGATAATTCGGCGGGAATCCGGATCGCTCGTAAGCTGCTCGATGACCTGCGAAATCTGGTCGATGTGCTCGCCGCTTGGCGTTGGCCATGAGCGCCACTGCACGCCGTAGACCGGGCCGAGGTCGCCGTTCTCATCGGCCCACTCGTCCCAGATGCGGACGCCATGTTCTTTCAGCCAGCCAACGTTGCTTTCGCCGCGCAAAAACCACAGCAGCTCGTAGGCCACCGATTTGAAGTGCACACGCTTGGTCGTCACAAGAGGAAAACCCTCCTGCAGGTTGAAGCGCATCTGAGCACCAAACACGCTGGTCGTGCCGGTTCCGGTGCGGTCGCCCTTGGCGGTTCCGGTCTCAAGCACGTGGCGGAGCAAGTCTTCGTACGGGGTGGCGATCGAGGTAGTCATCACCTTCGAGCGTAGGCGCTTTTTTGTCAAAATGCGATTGCGGCCTCTCCTGGGGCGCATTCTTGCTCGTGGGGCGCAATTAAGCGCACCCCACGAGCAAGAATGCGCCCCACGAGCGAGGGCAGCGCGAGGGCAGCGGCTAGGCCAGCGACTTGACCAGGGTTTCGAACTGGAGGGCCTGAGTGGGCGCGCCGAAGTCAGGATTATCGCTTGGAAACGGGGTCAGGATGCCAGTGCGCGCGTAGCCGCGCCGCTCATAGAAGGCGATGAGCTCGGCCCGAACATCAATGACCGTCATCTTCATCGAGGTTGCGCCCCACTCGCGCTTGACGAAGCTCTCGGCAACTTCCATGATCTGCTTTCCGGTTCCCCTGCCCTGCTCAGTTGGGCTCACGGCGAACATGCCGAGGTATCCAGTTCCTGGCTCGATCAGTTCAACGTGCACACAACCGATGAGCTTGGTGTCGCGTTCGGCGAGCAGGACGTTGCTGTGGTCTCGCTGCATATCGGCGAGCAGCACCTGCGGCGTGATTCGCTCGCCGTTGAGCAGGTCTGCTTCGGTTGTCCAGCCGGCGCGGCTTTCGTCTCCGCGATAGGCGGATGTGACAAGCCTCACAATGGCGGTGATGTCGTTGGTCGTTGCAACGCGGAACGTGGTCTGCTCGCGAGCCGACTTCTCGGGGGATTCAATCACAGGAATACGGTACCTCAGCAAACGGGTTCTTGCTCATCGGACCGCTGCCCCACCAACGTCTCGTTGGAGCCGCCGCGTCGAAGCGGCGTTGGTCAACACATCCACAACCAGATCCGCCTCGGCCGGTTCAAGGGGCCGCAACAGGCTCAACCGCACGGCCGACTGTGCGACCTCCCGGCTCAGCCCCATGGCAAGCAGAACGGGTGATGGCTCGTCGTGGCCAGCGGCACACGCAGAGCCGGAAGACGCCGCGATGCCGGCCGCGTCGAGGGCAACAACAATCGATTCGCCGCTCACCCCGGTAAAACACCACGAAGCGTGGCCAGGAAGCCTCGCGAAGGGGTCTCCGGTGAGCAGCGCATCCGGGACCGCCTTGCCAACCCGCTGCACGAGGGATGCTCGTGACTTGGCAAGTTCCTCACGATCCTGCTCGATGTCGGGGTTGCCAAGCAGCAGTTGCGCGGCTGCAGCAAATCCAACAATTCCTGCCACATGTTCGGTTCCTGACCGAGCCCCTCGCTCCTGCCCGCCGCCGTGAAGGACGGGCTCGATCGCGAGGCTTCTCCGACGGAAAAGCGCACCAACCCCCTTCGGCCCGCCGAGCTTATGCGCCGAGCAGCTGAGCGCGTCAACGCCGAGTTCCGCGGCGGAAACCGAGAGCGAGCCGACCGCTTGCACCGCATCGGTGTGCATAAGCGCGCCCCGCTCGTGAGCGACATCGGCGAGGGCGCGAATCGGCTGCACCGTTCCAACCTCGTTATTGGCGAGACCGATCGAAACAAGGCTGGTGTCGTCCCTCAGCGCCTCGGCGAGCGCATCCGGAGCCACCCTGCCAAAGTAATCGACCGGAACATACGACAGCTCAAAGCCGTGGAACCGTTCGAGATACCGGCACGATTCGATCACAGAGGGATGCTCGATAGCCGTCGTGACCAGGTGCCGGCCCCGTGGATTGGCAAGCGCGAGCCCCTTCACCGCGAGGTTATTGGCCTCCGTACCTCCTGAGGTAAAGACGATGTCGGATGGTCGTCC from Lysinibacter cavernae harbors:
- a CDS encoding dihydrofolate reductase, with protein sequence MTVSLIWAQARDRIIGRDGVMPWHLPEDLAHFKQLTHGHPVIMGRKTWDSLPPRFRPLAGRRNIVITRRDDWQADGAEVANSLEQAIELATGGDSTADIWVIGGGEIYRQAMAHADRLEVTVIDVALEGDTRGPLIDGDWLVTSEPADGWHISTKGMPFRFDTYRRPAAK
- a CDS encoding thymidylate synthase, with the translated sequence MTTSIATPYEDLLRHVLETGTAKGDRTGTGTTSVFGAQMRFNLQEGFPLVTTKRVHFKSVAYELLWFLRGESNVGWLKEHGVRIWDEWADENGDLGPVYGVQWRSWPTPSGEHIDQISQVIEQLTSDPDSRRIIVSAWNVADIPQMALAPCHAFFQFYVADGKLSCQLYQRSADLFLGVPFNIASYAMLTHMVAAQTGLEVGDFIWTGGDCHIYDNHREQVAEQLSRDPYPYPTLKLLRTPDNIFEYEYEDFEVIDYQHHPAIKGSVAV
- a CDS encoding GNAT family N-acetyltransferase, translated to MIESPEKSAREQTTFRVATTNDITAIVRLVTSAYRGDESRAGWTTEADLLNGERITPQVLLADMQRDHSNVLLAERDTKLIGCVHVELIEPGTGYLGMFAVSPTEQGRGTGKQIMEVAESFVKREWGATSMKMTVIDVRAELIAFYERRGYARTGILTPFPSDNPDFGAPTQALQFETLVKSLA
- a CDS encoding cysteine desulfurase family protein, whose product is MLYLDNAATTRMPDEVLRAMWAYLSEEFANASSVHAAGQRARDAVDWGRSTVAQLLGGRPSDIVFTSGGTEANNLAVKGLALANPRGRHLVTTAIEHPSVIESCRYLERFHGFELSYVPVDYFGRVAPDALAEALRDDTSLVSIGLANNEVGTVQPIRALADVAHERGALMHTDAVQAVGSLSVSAAELGVDALSCSAHKLGGPKGVGALFRRRSLAIEPVLHGGGQERGARSGTEHVAGIVGFAAAAQLLLGNPDIEQDREELAKSRASLVQRVGKAVPDALLTGDPFARLPGHASWCFTGVSGESIVVALDAAGIAASSGSACAAGHDEPSPVLLAMGLSREVAQSAVRLSLLRPLEPAEADLVVDVLTNAASTRRLQRDVGGAAVR